The following DNA comes from Candidatus Eremiobacteraceae bacterium.
GGCGTGGCGCCGCGACTACAACGAGACCCGGCCGCACGCGTCGCTCGGGGACCGGACCCCCGACGAATTCGCCCTCGCGGCGATCACCTCAAAGCGTCCAGTTTGCCCATCATGATTGGGATACGCGCGGGGGCCAGGTCAAATCCGTTAGCAAACGTCCAAGGTGTCGAACATAAGCTGGAGAAAAAACTCAGCATTGCCTTGTCGCGTAAGGCGTTGCAGATATGCGGGCGAATAGCTCAGTTGGTAGAGCACCTCCCTTACAAGGAGGGGGTCACAGGTTCGAGCCCTGTTTCGCCCAAATTTCAGTCTTTGGTTTGACCGCTTAGTTACGGCGTGAACGAATAGAACAGTCCCTGATTGTACAGGCCGCCTCCAGCCGTCACACCATAGAGATTCGTGCCCATGGGTAACAAGCCGACGGGCGCGTTGCCGCCCCTCCCGCCAGCGAACTTGTGAAGCGTGGTCGCTCCACCGCCCGGGTTGACACTGAACAGCGTACCCTCGCCGAGGCAGGGGGGCGTCGATCCGCCGACGCTCGTACCGTAAAGCGTACCGTTGAGGTTGACGAGGCCCGCCCACGGTTCACAGCCTTTCGCCGCCGTGCCGCCGAAGCTGTAGAGCACTGTCTCCGGGCCGGTCAGGCCGCTCGAAAAGATTGTACCGACGCCTTTTGCGCCGCCCTGAAGCGTCGTTCCATACAACGTGTCGTTGAGGGCGATGAGCGCGCCGAAATATGGTATTCTGCCGTCCGTGCCTTTTCCAAAACTATGTACGATTCTCACGTTTCCGGCAGTGCTGACCCGGAAGATCGTTCCCCCGCCGAACTTGCCGCCGCCAAGCGTCGTGCCGTAGAGCGCCCCGTTGACGACGATCAGCGTCGACATCGGCTGCTCGCCATCGGTCGCGGTGAGGCTAAACGAGTGGATCACGTTTTCAACTCCGCCCGTCGTTATGCTGAACACCGTGCCCACGTCATTGGCACCACCGCCTGACGTCGTGCCGTAGAGCTTTCCGTTGAGCCCGACCAGACCACCGTACGGCTGGCTGCCGTCGTTCGGCCCGCCTTGAAAGCGGTAGAGAACATTGAAGTTCCCGTTGCCGGGATCGATGGTGAACACTTCCCCGAGGCTGCTTGGACCACCACCGGAGATGGTCGTGCCGAAGAACAGGCCCCCGACGTTATACAGCGGTCCGACCGGCTCAGCCCCATCGGTCACCGCAAATGTGTGGAGGATCTTCTCTTTGCCCGCCGGCGTGACGCTGAAAACGATGCCCTCGTTATTCGCGCCGCCGTTTGTCGTCGTTCCATACAACACCCCGTTGAACGATACGAGGAACGTCGGCTGGCTGCCATCGCCGGCGTTCTTCCCGAACGGGTAAAGCGTACTGAAAACGCCGGCGTCCGGCGCCGCCACTGTCTCACGCGAGAAAGCCGTGGAGATCGGCGGCAACGCCGTTGAGCCTGAATGTTGCGAACACGCCGGTAGCGCCAAGCAACACAAAACGGCGAAGTGGCGAAGTCGCGATCGCATATGAAACCTCCCAAGGACGTGACTGCACGTCACTCGAGGCGTGCGTTCGCGAGCCGAAATCGTATCTCCTCAGGTGCGCGCCGCTACGAGGATCAACTCAGCGACTTCCTTCGGATGCGACACCAGCGAGGCGTGGCTAGAGGCAAGCGAAACGGTAGTCGCCTTTGCGCGCGACGCCATCATGCGCTCGGTATCGGGCGGAATCATCAGGTCGTTCTCGGAGACCTGATACCAAGACTTGATCGACTTCCACGCGGGCGCTCCCATCTTGTCGCCGAAGATCGCGCCGCTGACCGGTCGTTGCACGGACGCGAGGACAGCAGCTTCCGCTGCTGGCAAGTCGCCCGCGAAGCACGCCGGAAACTCTTTACGGTCGACGTATAGCAAGCCGCCCGGCCCCGGACCAATGAATTTTGCCCCGGCACCGGGCGGAAACCCGCCGAGCGCCTCACCCTCGTCGGGGGCAAACGCGGCGATGAAGACGAGCCCCTTCACGTTGCGCGCCCCGTAGGCTGCGGACGTCACGACGGCTCCGCCGTAGGAATGACCGGCAACGAGGGTCGGCCCCGGCATCGCATCGATCGTGGCACGCGTGTTCGCGGCGTCGGCAGCGAGGCTAGCCATCTGGTTCTGAACCGCAACGACGTTGTGGCCAGCTGCCTGAAGAATCGGCACGACCTTCGACCAACCCGAACCGTCCGACCATGCCCCGTGGACTAAGACGATGTTGATGCCGCCATCAGAAGACATTCGCAAGTACTCCTTTGCCGCCAGCGAGGAACGATGCGTCGGCAAATCGCGGCGCCTCGGAAAATGTGGTTACTAGCAGCTCACAGCTAAAGCCCTTGTTACAACCGCCGTTCGTCGAGCGGCGACCCTTAGGGTGCCACGCATAAAGAGAAGAAGCGGCCGGTCGTAGACCTGCCGCTTCGTCCGAACGAGGCTTCGTGCTAGTAGATGGCCGTCGCGAAGAAGTTGTTGTCTTTCCAGTATCCGTACGCGACGATCGCCCGGCCGACGGCCACCTTGCCGGTCTGTTTCGCGTCCAGCGCCGGCTGGTCATCGATCGTGACGTTGCCGGTGGCCTGTTGGACGGTCACCAGGTGCCCTTTCACTACAGTGATGGTTCCTGTTACCGTACCGTGCTGAAGAACTTCGGTACAATTGCCGCTCGGAACCCACTGGTCGTTGACCCAGCTTCCGCAAGAGGTGTCGACATACGGAGGAGGATCGGCGAGCGCCGGAGCCATTCCGATCGCGGCGGCTATCGCCAGAGCAGAGATGAATTTCACTAAGACCACTCCCTTCTGCTAGGCGATTTTACCCCGTTTTCCTTGATTTAGGCGCCTCTATTCCATGAGCTTCATCGTGAAATACGTCCACTCGAGCGCGGACGTGTGTGCGCGCTCGTCGAGGTTCGCACCCGCGCCGTGGCCGCCTTCGGTCACCTCGTAGAACAAGTACGGCACGTCCATCGCTGCGAGCTTCGCCGCGAACTTGCGCGCGTGTTGCGGGCCGACACGATCGTCCTTGGTCGTCGTCCAGATGAACGGCTCAGGATACGCGACGCCCCCGCGCAAATTGTTGTAGGGCGATATCTTCGCGAGGAACGCACGTTCCTCGGGGACCGAAACACTGCCGTACTCGCCCACCCACGACGCGCCCGCTTGGACCTGCTCGTAACGCAGCATGTCGAGCAGCGGCACCTGTATGTCGACCGCATTCCACATCTCCGGATGCTGCGTGAACTCGACGCCCATCAAGAGCCCGCCGTTCGAACCACCCTGGATGCCAAGGTGGCGGGGCGACGTGATCTTGCGTGCGACCAGGTCTTGCGCGACGGCGTAGAAGTCGTCGTAGATCCGCTGCCGATGCGTCTTGAGACCGGCGTCGTGCCATGCCGGCCCGAACTCGCCGCCGCCTCGGATGTTCGCAAGCACGTACACACCGCCGCGTTCGAGCCAGAGCTTGCCGAGGATCCCTGAATATCCGGGGGTCTCCGATATCTGGAATCCACCATACGCGTAGAGCACCGTGGGATTGGTCCCATCGAGCTTCATGTTCTTCGGATGAACGATGAAGTACGGGATCTTCGTGCCATCTTTCGACGTCGCTTCGTGCTGCTCGACGACGTCGCTCGACGCGTCGAATTCCGCGGGCAGCGATTTCTCTTGCGATACGGCACCCGACTCGGTGTCGACCGCCCACAACGTCGTCGGAGTCAGAAAGCTCGTGACGTTGACAAAGGCCTTGCCGCTGCGCAGATCGGCATCTCCGATATTGATCGACGAGTTGTCGGGCAGATCGAGACGCTGCGAGCTCCACGTTCCGTCGGGATGCAGCGTGAAGACGAACGCGCGACCGCGCACGTTCTGATAAAGCGCTACCAACAACTGCGAGCGCGTCGCCGCGACGCCGTCGATCGACTCGCGGGGGCCGGGAGCATAGATGAGGACCGGCTTGAGGTGGGCAGGGTCAGCTCGAACCGCCGCCAGATCCATCGCGACCAGCGCGCCTTGTGGGAAGCTCCTCCCGTTCACGCTCCAATCCTCGTTGAGCGTGACGATCAACTTACCGGCGACCAACGCCGAGATATTCGACTTCAGCGGCAAAGCGAGCCGCTCGACGCCGTGAGGTGTGACGATGTAGAGCTGCGCCGTGAAGAACGTCAGGCTCCGCTGGATGAACGTGGCGGAGTCGCCGGTCCCATCGTGCAGCGCGAAGGCCGACGCGCTCACGTCGCTGCGTTCCCCGCGAAAGATCTCGACCGCGCTCGAGAGCGGTTGCCCACGCCTGAGACGCTTGACGATGTACGCGTAGCCCGACGTCGTCAGCTCGCCCGGTTCCCACTCGCGAGAGATGAGGAGCGTATCCGCGTCTTCCCAGTCTGCCTGCTGCTTGCCGCGGGGAAGCTCGAAACCCGACTTCACGAACTGTCCGGTCTGGAGGTCGAATTCGCGTACCGTCTGCGCGTCTTCTCCACCATCGGACAAAGAGACGAGACAATCGGTTTCGGTAGGCCAGTAGCAGTTCGCGCCTCCCCAGACCCAATTCGCATTCTCGGATTTCGCAACCGCATCGAGATCGAGGACCGTCGTCCACTGCGGAGTAGCGGATGCGTAGCTCTCGGCGCTCGTCCGTCGCCAAATGCCTCGCACGTGGTCGTCGTCTTGCCAGAAATTGAAGATTTCGCCGTGGAGAAAAGCCGGCTGCGGAATCCGCCCCTTCGACTTTGCGACCTTCAGCGCCGCCGCGTACAGATTCGCGTAGTGCGGGTCGCTCTCGAGGACGGGCAATGTCTTCGCATTTTGCTCGCGCACCCACTCAAGAGCGCGCGGCCCATCTTTGTCTTCCAGCCAGAGAAACGGATCAGATCCGTCGCTCGTGACGGGGGGCGCCTTTGCCACCGTCGTCTGCGCTCCATCGTTCGGTTGCGCGCCCGCAGGCAGCACAGCGCCACTGCAAAAAACGATCGCAGCGAGAATTGCCGCGATCAGGGGGATTCGGATTAAGCGATGCATGCCGGTCTCCTCCGGACGTCCTCAGTCTGGGAGAAGGAGCGCGTTCTTTGAAGCGAGCGCAGTACACCTTTGACGGCTCCGGCGGAAAGGCGGATGTGACCGACGAACCGCGAGACAAACGGGCGACGTCTGTCGCTCGAGCATCGGAAGGGAACGCTAGAAGTGCATTTCCGGCAGAAACTCGCACGACTTCTCATCGCCTCGACGTTGGCGATCACCGGCACGCTCGTCTCAGCCGCACGCATAAATGCCGCCTCGACGGCCACTCTCAAGACCGTAACGACGGACGACAAGACGGCTACGGTCGGCGTCCCCGACGGCTGGAAGCTCGCAAAAGGCGCCAACGGATACGTCTACGTGAAGGGCCCACACAGCGAGGCGATCAGCCTTGGCGCTGTTATCATCGCGAAGAACGCGCCGGTCGGAACGAGCGGTCTCAGTTCGGATATAGCTTTCGCTTTGCCATTTTCAGCGAGCTTGAAAGACAAGCTCACGATGGCGATCGATAAGGGCGCCGCCAAAGCGGGATTTCCTGCGCCGCAAGTGACGATCGCCAGCCAGACAGGGACGAAGCTCCCGATGTGCACCATGTTCCTCGGAGGCTTGACCTCAAGCAAAGAGTCGAGCAAGTTCGAGGCGGTGATATGCTCGCTGCGGCCCGACTATCTCGGGCTCTACAAGAACATCGTCTTCATGGCGAAAGTGCCGTCCAGCGTTGCAAGCACCGATCGCCCGATCGTCCAGCAGATCGTCCAGAGCTACCGCGTAACGCCGACGATGTTCAAGAAGATGCTGTCCCCGTACACCGCGCCCCCACCGCAGCCCCCGTCTGGCGTAGTGATGCCGGTGATGGCGCCGTATCAAGATCCGACAAACTCGGATTGTTTCGACTACAACATCATCCGGGAATCGCCGCCCTGGGAGGTGCCGATGCACTGCGGCGGTCTGCAGCCCGGCTAAAAACACCGTACGCTGACGACGTGAAAAAAGACGCCGCTCCATGTGGAGCGGCGTCTGCTGCACAGCCACTTGTCAGGCCGGGTCGCTTTAGAAGGACGACGTTCCACCTGACCTCGTAACAAATATAGGTCTAACCAAACCAACAATCGGTACGGAAACGTACCAAGCCCTCTTCATTAGGTGATTGTGACGGCTTGAGGAGGCTCGAGATGTCGATGACCACGACGTTCGAGGGAAACGCGATCTTGGCGAGCCTGAGCGGCGAGGACAGAGAGCAGGCGCTCGCCGGAAGCGAAATCGTCGAATTCAAAGTGCGCCAAAGCGTCTATCGGCCCGAAGAGCGCATCAGCGACGCGTACTTTCCCGTCGGGGCCATCCTCTCGGTCGTCGCACGGATGCGCGACGGCGCGATGATAGAAGTCGGCACGATCGGCCGTGAGGGGACGAGCGCTATACCGCTCGTGATGGGGAGCGACACGACCGCGAACGAGTGCTTCTGCCAAGTGCCGGGACCGGCTTGGAAGATGCCGGCCGATATCTTCCGCGGTCTCCTCGCGCGCAGCCGGACGTTCCGGGACTTTCTCAACCGCTACTTGCAGGCGTACGTCAACATGCTCGGTCAGCTCGCCGCGTGCAACCGATTGCACAGCGTCTACGAGCGATGCGCGCGCTGGCTGCTCATGACCCAAGATCGCGTCGGGAGCGATACGTTTCCGCTCACCCACGAATTCCTCGCGATCATGCTAGGCT
Coding sequences within:
- a CDS encoding integrase core domain-containing protein; this translates as AWRRDYNETRPHASLGDRTPDEFALAAITSKRPVCPS
- a CDS encoding choice-of-anchor tandem repeat GloVer-containing protein, with the translated sequence MAAPDAGVFSTLYPFGKNAGDGSQPTFLVSFNGVLYGTTTNGGANNEGIVFSVTPAGKEKILHTFAVTDGAEPVGPLYNVGGLFFGTTISGGGPSSLGEVFTIDPGNGNFNVLYRFQGGPNDGSQPYGGLVGLNGKLYGTTSGGGANDVGTVFSITTGGVENVIHSFSLTATDGEQPMSTLIVVNGALYGTTLGGGKFGGGTIFRVSTAGNVRIVHSFGKGTDGRIPYFGALIALNDTLYGTTLQGGAKGVGTIFSSGLTGPETVLYSFGGTAAKGCEPWAGLVNLNGTLYGTSVGGSTPPCLGEGTLFSVNPGGGATTLHKFAGGRGGNAPVGLLPMGTNLYGVTAGGGLYNQGLFYSFTP
- a CDS encoding alpha/beta hydrolase; the protein is MSSDGGINIVLVHGAWSDGSGWSKVVPILQAAGHNVVAVQNQMASLAADAANTRATIDAMPGPTLVAGHSYGGAVVTSAAYGARNVKGLVFIAAFAPDEGEALGGFPPGAGAKFIGPGPGGLLYVDRKEFPACFAGDLPAAEAAVLASVQRPVSGAIFGDKMGAPAWKSIKSWYQVSENDLMIPPDTERMMASRAKATTVSLASSHASLVSHPKEVAELILVAART
- a CDS encoding prolyl oligopeptidase family serine peptidase → MAKAPPVTSDGSDPFLWLEDKDGPRALEWVREQNAKTLPVLESDPHYANLYAAALKVAKSKGRIPQPAFLHGEIFNFWQDDDHVRGIWRRTSAESYASATPQWTTVLDLDAVAKSENANWVWGGANCYWPTETDCLVSLSDGGEDAQTVREFDLQTGQFVKSGFELPRGKQQADWEDADTLLISREWEPGELTTSGYAYIVKRLRRGQPLSSAVEIFRGERSDVSASAFALHDGTGDSATFIQRSLTFFTAQLYIVTPHGVERLALPLKSNISALVAGKLIVTLNEDWSVNGRSFPQGALVAMDLAAVRADPAHLKPVLIYAPGPRESIDGVAATRSQLLVALYQNVRGRAFVFTLHPDGTWSSQRLDLPDNSSINIGDADLRSGKAFVNVTSFLTPTTLWAVDTESGAVSQEKSLPAEFDASSDVVEQHEATSKDGTKIPYFIVHPKNMKLDGTNPTVLYAYGGFQISETPGYSGILGKLWLERGGVYVLANIRGGGEFGPAWHDAGLKTHRQRIYDDFYAVAQDLVARKITSPRHLGIQGGSNGGLLMGVEFTQHPEMWNAVDIQVPLLDMLRYEQVQAGASWVGEYGSVSVPEERAFLAKISPYNNLRGGVAYPEPFIWTTTKDDRVGPQHARKFAAKLAAMDVPYLFYEVTEGGHGAGANLDERAHTSALEWTYFTMKLME
- a CDS encoding Crp/Fnr family transcriptional regulator codes for the protein MTTTFEGNAILASLSGEDREQALAGSEIVEFKVRQSVYRPEERISDAYFPVGAILSVVARMRDGAMIEVGTIGREGTSAIPLVMGSDTTANECFCQVPGPAWKMPADIFRGLLARSRTFRDFLNRYLQAYVNMLGQLAACNRLHSVYERCARWLLMTQDRVGSDTFPLTHEFLAIMLGSRRSGVTVAAAALQKAGFIHYSHGTIAVLDRPGLEATSCECYRVTTEQFGALLKIQK